The DNA segment GTGGAGACCGTGATGCGCGGGTCGGAGCGGACCCGCTGGACCAGGTAGTCGGACATGCCGGCATCCAGCTCGTCCCCGCGCAGCACCAGCTCGACCGAGCAGTCCCGGGTGGCCAGGAACAGCGCCGCCTGGCCGGCCGAGTTGCCGCCGCCGAGCACGGCCACCGGCCGGCCGCCGCAGGCCCGGCCCTCGATCTCGGTGGCCGCGTAGAAGATGCCGTCGTCCTCGAACTCGGCCCAGCGCTCCAGCGGCAGCGTCCGGTAGCGGGCGCCGGTCGCGAGCAGCACGGTCCGGGTCGTGATCACCTTCCCGTCCGAGAGCGTGACCCGATAGCCGGGGCCGGTCGCGTCGAGGGCGGTGACCAGGCAGGGCGTGTAGATGCGGGCGCCGAACTTCAGCGCCTGGGTCTGGGCCCGCTCGGCCAGGTCGCCGCCGGACAGCCCGAACGGGAAGCCGAGGAAGTTCTCGATCCGGGAGCTGCGGGCGGCCTGCCCGCCGACCCCCTCGCCGTCGACCAGGGCCGTCCGGAGGCCCTCGGAGGCCGCGTACACGGCCGCGGCCAGGCCAGCCGGGCCCGCGCCGACGATGACGACGTCCTCGACGGTGGCGTCGGCCGGGCTGCGGCTCAGCCCGATGTGCTCGGACAGCAGGCCCGGGGTGGCGTGCGCGATGGCACCGTCGCCCAGCACGACCGCGGGCAGGTCCGCGGCCGACAGCCCGGTCGCGGCCAGCAGCTCGGCCGCCTCCGGCGACGTGCTGTCCAGCCAGCGGTGCGGCAGCATGTGCCGGGCCGCGTACGTCCGCAGGGCCAGCCCGGCCGCGGACAGCTCGGCCCCGACGATCTGCAGCGCGTCCCTGGCCGGGCTGTCGCGCAGCCGCTCCCGCCGGGTCAGCAGCGCCCGCAGCAGCACGTCCGACAGCGCCGGGTCCTCGGCCATCGCCCGGCGGAACCCGGTCAGGTCGATCCGGTGCACCCGGCCGCCCTCCGTCACCAGGGCCGTCAGGTACTGGTTCTGCCCGGTGAGAAGGGTGAACTCGCCGACGAAGTGCCCCGGCCCGAACTCGATGATCGGCGCCTCCGCCGCGATCGGCGTCGCCGGCCGGAAGATCCGGGCCGAGGCGGTGTCGAGCAGGAACAGCGCCCGGGTCGGCTCGCCCGCGCTGAACAGCGCGTCCCCGGCCCGGACGTCCAGCGCGGCGCCGAACGAGCCCAGCTGATCGATCTGCGCCGCGCTCAGCGTCGGCATCGCCCCGGACAGCTCCGGGAAACTGCGGAAGACCGTCATGCCCGTCCCGTCCGTCTCGGTTGCCCCATGATCCCGGTCCGTGCCCGCGGTCGCCAGGAGGGGGGCGCCCGCAGCTGCCGGCAGACCTCGACACCGTCGACGTCGGGCCGGCCGAGGTCGAGCAGCACCAGGTCGAGGGTCGTCCTGGCCGCCTCGCGCAGCGCCGACCGCCCGGTCCGGGCCCAGGACGCCTCGTGTCCGTGCGAGCCCAGGTTCGACTCCAGCAGCGAGCCGATCGTCCCGTCGTCCGCCACGACCAGGACGTCACGCAGCGCAGACGGCGGCCGGTTTGCCGACCCCTAACCCGCGCCTCCGTACGGTCCCCCGGGCAAGCCGGAACGAGGGGGAACCGTGGGGTTGACGTACCCGGAGGCGATCGTCGTCGGGCTGGTGCAGGGGGTGACGGAGCTCTTCCCGGTCTCCAGCCTGGGCCACAGCGTGCTGCTGCCGGCCCTGATCGGCGGCCGCTGGGCCCGCGACCTGGACGTGTCCGCGCCGGAGTCGCCGTACCTGGCCTTCATCGTGGGGCTGCACGTGGCGACGGCGGTGGCGCTGATCGTGTTCTTCCGGCGGGACTGGGCCCGGATCGTGCTGGGGCTGCTCACCTCGGTCCGGGACCGCTCGGTCCGTACGCCCGAGCAGCGGCTGGGTTGGCTGATCGTGCTGGCCACGATCCCGGTCGGGGTCGCCGGCCTGCTGCTGGAGCACACGTTCCGGACCGTGCTGGGCAAGCCGGTGCCGGCGGCGATCTTCCTGATGGCGAACGGCGTGCTGCTGCTGGCCGGGGAACGGCTGCGGCGCACCGCGCCCGAGCCGGTCGGGGTCGGCCGGCCCGCCGGTCCCGCGCCGCTCCCGGACCGGCCCGACAACGGCGTCGCCGCGGACCGGGCTGACGGCGGCTTGGCCGCGGACCGGCGGCTGGCCCGCCAGTCGACCGGGACCAGCCTGCTCGTCGGCAGCGCACAGGTGCTGGCCCTGCTGCCCGGCATCAGCCGGTCCGGCGTCGCGATGGTGGCCGGGCTGGTCCGCGGGCTCTCGCACGAGGACGCGGCCCGGTTCTCCTTCCTGCTGGCCACGCCGGTGATCCTGGCCGCGGGCGTGCTCAAGCTGCCCGACCTGGCCGGCCCGCTCGGGGCCGGGATCCACGGTCAGGTGCTG comes from the Mycobacteriales bacterium genome and includes:
- a CDS encoding FAD-dependent oxidoreductase, with the protein product MTVFRSFPELSGAMPTLSAAQIDQLGSFGAALDVRAGDALFSAGEPTRALFLLDTASARIFRPATPIAAEAPIIEFGPGHFVGEFTLLTGQNQYLTALVTEGGRVHRIDLTGFRRAMAEDPALSDVLLRALLTRRERLRDSPARDALQIVGAELSAAGLALRTYAARHMLPHRWLDSTSPEAAELLAATGLSAADLPAVVLGDGAIAHATPGLLSEHIGLSRSPADATVEDVVIVGAGPAGLAAAVYAASEGLRTALVDGEGVGGQAARSSRIENFLGFPFGLSGGDLAERAQTQALKFGARIYTPCLVTALDATGPGYRVTLSDGKVITTRTVLLATGARYRTLPLERWAEFEDDGIFYAATEIEGRACGGRPVAVLGGGNSAGQAALFLATRDCSVELVLRGDELDAGMSDYLVQRVRSDPRITVSTGTEVVGLDGDDRLGAIRLRARAGGGTRVQPCSGLFCFIGAEPSTGWLPSIAVDEDGFVLTGVQLGPEQWTEPGRRPLPFETSVPRVFAVGDVRVGSMKRVAAAAGEGASAVPSLHAALAGLRADSA
- a CDS encoding response regulator, whose amino-acid sequence is MADDGTIGSLLESNLGSHGHEASWARTGRSALREAARTTLDLVLLDLGRPDVDGVEVCRQLRAPPSWRPRARTGIMGQPRRTGRA
- a CDS encoding undecaprenyl-diphosphate phosphatase, encoding MGLTYPEAIVVGLVQGVTELFPVSSLGHSVLLPALIGGRWARDLDVSAPESPYLAFIVGLHVATAVALIVFFRRDWARIVLGLLTSVRDRSVRTPEQRLGWLIVLATIPVGVAGLLLEHTFRTVLGKPVPAAIFLMANGVLLLAGERLRRTAPEPVGVGRPAGPAPLPDRPDNGVAADRADGGLAADRRLARQSTGTSLLVGSAQVLALLPGISRSGVAMVAGLVRGLSHEDAARFSFLLATPVILAAGVLKLPDLAGPLGAGIHGQVLVGSLASGLAAYAAVRWLTRWFTTRTLTPFAVYCLLAGAASVVVLTLR